From the genome of Streptacidiphilus sp. PB12-B1b:
TCGTCCCAGTCCGGGGTGAGCGGCCAGCCGTGCGGGTGCGCGAACTCCGCCCGCAACGGCTCGTCCAGCGGCTGGTAGCGGACGTCGGCGGAGAGCCGGAGCTCGCCGCTGTCGTTGGGGCCGCCGCCGTGCACGGTCAGGCTGTGGAAGAGCACCAGGTCTCCCGGCGCGTAGTCGGCGGTGGCCCAGCGCGGGTCCTGCGGCGCGACCGGCAGGTAGAGCGGGCGGCGCCCGCCGAGCGCGGCGTCGGTGGGCAGCAGCCCCTCCCGGTGCGATCCCGGGATCAGCCGCAGCCCCTGCCTGCCCGGGTCGCAGCCGGTGAACGGGATCCATGCTGTCAGCGCGTCGGTGCTCACGTGCTGGACCACGAAGTCCTGGTGGGCCCGGGTGGCGTACTCCCCCGGCCGCGCGGACGGCCGCGCCAGCCGGACGACCCGCGCCGGATGGCAGAAGACCTCCTCGCCGAACAGGTGCTCCACGAGCCCCCACAGCACCGGGGTGAACGCCAGCCGGTGGACGCTCTCCAGCCGGAGCACCGCCGGGTAGACCGTCCCGAAGGACTCGGCGCGGAAGCCGGGGCCCGGCTCCGCGACCAGCCCCTGCGGGTCGGTCAGCCACCCGGCGCCGTGCAGCGCCGTGCGCAGCTCGGCCAGGACGGCGCCGATCTCGGCGGCGTCGAGCACTCCCGGCAGGAAGAGGTAGCCGTCGTCGGCCAGCCGGTCGCGCAGTTCCCCGGCGTCCGCCAGGGCGCCGGAGGAGTCTCGTAGCGGGTGCACGGCCGCTCCTAGGGCAGGATGGTGCGGCCGTTGACGCGCGGCAGCAGTTCGAGGTTCCGGATGTCCTGCTGGCCCAGCAGCCACATCAGGAAGCGTTCGACGCCCATGCCGAAGCCCGCGGTCCGCAGCGGCGCACGGGTCTTCATCCGCAGGTACCAGTCGTAGTCCTCGGCCGGCACGGTGTGGCGCCGCAGGGCGTCGGTGAGCTCGACCGGGCCCACGTGCCGCTCACCGGCCCCGACGACCTCGCCGGGGCCGAAGAGCAGGTCGCCGTTGAGGGCCCGGCCCCGGGCGTCCTGCCCCTGGTAGAACGGCACGGCCAGCGCGTCCCAGTGCGTGATCCAGAGGAAGTCGCCGAACATGTCCATCAGGGCGCGCTCACCGGCCCGGGTGAGGTTGCGCCAGCCGTCCTCGTGGACGACGAACCGGGGGTCGTCCTCCAGCCCGGCCACCGCCTCGTCGAAGGTCAGCTGCCGGAACGGGCGGGGACGGTCGAGCAGCGACTCCACGTGGTCGAGCGAGCCCGCCGCGGCGCGGATCAGGTCCGCGTGCCGGGCGGCCAGCTCCGCGACCAGGTGCCGCAGGTACTCCTCCACCAGGGTCATGACCTCGGGCAGGCCGCCGGGGACCTCGGCCTCGCTGTGGAAGAACTGGCACAGGTGCGTCGCGTCCGGGGCCTCGCCGCGGAACGACGGCATCAGGTAGTAGGCCCCGCGCGGCGACAG
Proteins encoded in this window:
- a CDS encoding phytanoyl-CoA dioxygenase family protein yields the protein MHPLRDSSGALADAGELRDRLADDGYLFLPGVLDAAEIGAVLAELRTALHGAGWLTDPQGLVAEPGPGFRAESFGTVYPAVLRLESVHRLAFTPVLWGLVEHLFGEEVFCHPARVVRLARPSARPGEYATRAHQDFVVQHVSTDALTAWIPFTGCDPGRQGLRLIPGSHREGLLPTDAALGGRRPLYLPVAPQDPRWATADYAPGDLVLFHSLTVHGGGPNDSGELRLSADVRYQPLDEPLRAEFAHPHGWPLTPDWDELAADWSTDAWYRLDDRVRLLPMPPASTTARTSPG
- a CDS encoding asparagine synthetase A; amino-acid sequence: MSLKAMSPSAAPPEAADGTLTPPGSWREPDSHFLTVLDSAWYAALLDLQDTITSATVGFWTERGVRFGHLPVTTGSVSSPMGLGSDSLPVKVDLFGAPTYLADSMQFSLEYLCRLSPRGAYYLMPSFRGEAPDATHLCQFFHSEAEVPGGLPEVMTLVEEYLRHLVAELAARHADLIRAAAGSLDHVESLLDRPRPFRQLTFDEAVAGLEDDPRFVVHEDGWRNLTRAGERALMDMFGDFLWITHWDALAVPFYQGQDARGRALNGDLLFGPGEVVGAGERHVGPVELTDALRRHTVPAEDYDWYLRMKTRAPLRTAGFGMGVERFLMWLLGQQDIRNLELLPRVNGRTILP